One window of Quercus robur chromosome 12, dhQueRobu3.1, whole genome shotgun sequence genomic DNA carries:
- the LOC126709739 gene encoding BAG family molecular chaperone regulator 1-like, which produces MKPMKTKNIDSMFSNSVGGGGNQNVEEWEIRPGGMLVQKRDMNQGTVSIPTIKVRVKYGSLCHEIQISSQASFGNLKKMLAELTGLHPLDQKLIYKNKERVSKAYLDAARVKDGSKIELVEDIVSRERRCVEMLKNSKVEKASKSLAEISLEVDKIAGQVTALEAKVSRGGKVTKMDVESLTEMLMTKLVKLDEIVNVEGDFKLQRKAQVSRVQKHIETLDKMKLHYSKPGSSGGNIPWQQQQANSSKQMSVPMQKHHVQMRQMESKGQMQGLQQQQPLRHSESFVVTTQWETFE; this is translated from the exons ATGAAGCCAATGAAGACAAAGAATATTGACAGCATGTTTTCCAACTCTGTCGGTGGTGGAGGCAATCAGAATGTGGAGGAATGGGAAATTAGGCCAGGAGGAATGTTGGTGCAGAAGCGTGATATGAATCAAGGCACTGTTTCAATTCCCACAATTAAAGTTAGAGTGAAGTATGGCTCTTTGTGCCATGAAATTCAAATAAGTTCCCAAGCAAGCTTTG ggaatttgaagaaaatgttGGCAGAACTTACTGGCTTGCACCCTCTTGATCAGAAGCTGATATACAAGAACAAGGAGAGAGTATCCAAAGCATATCTTGATGCGGCAAGAGTGAAAGATGGATCCAAAATCGAGCTTGTTGAGGACATTGTAAGTAGAGAAAGAAGGTGCGTTGAgatgctaaaaaattcaaaggTTGAAAAGGCCTCAAAATCCTTGGCAGAAATCAGTTTGGAAGTGGACAAAATTGCAGGACAG GTCACTGCTTTGGAAGCCAAAGTTTCTAGAGGTGGGAAAGTCACAAAAATGGATGTGGAGAGTTTGACTGAAATGTTGATGACAAAGTTAGTTAAGTTGGATGAAATTGTTAATGTTGAGGGAGATTTTAAATTGCAGAGAAAGGCGCAG GTGAGTAGAGTTCAGAAGCACATCGAAACTCTCGATAAAATGAAGTTGCATTATTCAAAGCCTGGCAGCAGTGGAGGTAATATCCCATGGCAGCAACAACAAGCAAATTCATCCAAGCAAATGTCTGTACCAATGCAAAAGCATCATGTGCAAATGAGGCAGATGGAGTCTAAAGGGCAAATGCAAGGGCTGCAGCAGCAGCAGCCATTGCGGCATTCTGAGTCATTTGTGGTAACAACTCAATGGGAAACTTTTGAGTAA